The nucleotide window TAAAAACCAGAATTTGACACAAAATTGAAACACTACAATGTGATTCATGTTTTCatataaacttgaaatttttttgtgagATAGTTAGGAACCAAATAGAATATGAAAGACACATACCTGAGGACAAAAGGTACTGATAACCTGGAAGAATCAGGTCCAAAGATATCAGACTCCTGTGACATCCTCAGAATCACCCTTCTGACTATATCACCCAAATACATTCCTGATATCATTTTCTCAAATCCCTGGAGCCATTTACCAAAAGATTGGAgcaagtttttcaattttatccaATAACAGAATCTCAAACAAACCTTACCATATCATTTGGATTAGGACTATCAGCATCTAACTCAATATCATATGATGTTCTAGGCAGATGAGATGACCAGAAGTTTCCCCATTCCATATTGACAACCTACAAAAGAAATAGAAACTTATTACAAGTGTAAATTTCTGGagatacaaatttatattcccTTTAACAGAGCACAGGATGACATGTAACTGAGACAAAAGAAAGGATACCATGCCTCCAGAAGTTGTAAGAAGTCCCTGACACTTGATAATTGCATCTGTCCGCTCCACATAGCAGGCATTAGAACCCATTCCAATTATCACTGCAGCAACAGTGTCCTCATCATGATAATGCCCAAGAGCTAAAGTCCCCACTGTATCATTTACCTGCTAAGAGTAAAAATAGAGAAAAGTATGCCTATGACCCTTTCTCATAAGATAAAAACGAGAAGCATGCTCAACACACATTTTTCCCAACTTGTAAAGGGTTTGTTAGAAGTGCAGGCGATGATAAATTCAGGGAAATTTCTTGTCAATTGATTAATGCACCAAAGAGAAAGGCTGTAGTATAGAATATTAGTCCCCTCCAACTAATTGTTTTTGTGTATCAagtttatttgtaatatattaaataacccATAAGAGAAGTACAGCAATAACTAAAAGACaaacttatcatattttttcaaaaccaaatgcTATGCCCTTTATGTCAACTTTTTCTCACAGTTATATTCTTATTCGTTTATACAATCTGTCCATGAAAGGCAGAGCATATATTGAGTGATATTCAAATTCTGAAATTGTGTAACCCTTCTTGGCCtcattaaactaaataaagttAATTAAGTTCATATTTCCAGGTAAATAGGACCAATAGTCTCATTTTCTATGATGATAAGATgtaataaatttcaaaagtgTGTTtgaatatcataatataaattttacagCTGATAATAATCCATTGTGTTTGTTTAAGGACCTGGATTATTTTAGCCACATGACAATTacaacaattttgaattttgcttaaatcaaaatttgattcaGGTAAAGCAGTAATCCGTTAAATTTAAAGTGTTAATGATTAGGACAATGCAATATTTGGGCTTCTAAGACATCTTGGCTTATTTTTTCATCCTTCATGTCAACTTGACTTTTTTAATTTAGCTCTTCCTTCTGGATTGCTTTATTCAAATGCATATGCTAGAGTATCATCCCAACTCAGCTTGGCTAATTTATCCATATATCCATATAGCCCCAAgcaaaatcaattttcttaacATTTAATTGAAccctaaaatttgtaaaaagttaaaaaataaaaaaatccttgcATAAATGCTTGAAATTGAAGAGCAGAAAGAGTACTTTGGGAAAAAGGACAAAGTTCTTACCAATACTGCCACCTCCATATCTAATCCTTTCTTAATTAATGCTTCTTGTAAGTAGTAGGCGACTTCTTTTTCAACCTACAACGAGTTGCGCCTTACATAAGTCAATGCTAATATCTTCCCCAATCACATaagtagagaagaagaaaatgacgaCAAAATTCTCCAACCCTTTTTTATAACAAACTCAATGCTCTCTTTCCATTCAATTTAATCATTATGAGAAAATACATATCGAACTTAATTCAAGAAAAGCTTAACCTGTACAATACCATAGCCAAGTCAGAACTCAATCCAAGCCATTGGGCTCAGACAATTCTCAAGTAATCCTCCACCAAAACAAGCATTAAAATGTTTGAAGAGGCAAAAAAGCAATGTAAAAAGAACAAACACCATTTTGGTTCAAGCATCAAAAAGACATAACATAGTTTAAACGACAAAGCAATCAACTTAGAGAAATTTTTCCTATGATTCTGGAGCATTCTAGGGTTCAatcattaaaaatgaaaaaacaatcaaCTAACCATATCTTCAATTGCAAATCCTTTTGTCCATTTTATAAGAATCCCAGACGAAACAGAAGTCTGCCTTACAGGAAACGAGAAAGTGAACCCAAGTTCCTTCTTTTTTACAACAGAAGACTCAGAACCATTTCCTTCTTTTTCGACAAATTGCTTCAATGATGAAGCCATAAAATCAAAGAGATCCTGCAAGCAATTAAACACACATTAACTTCCATAGATCAGTAGATGACAAGATACCAAAGTTGTGCTGAAACAAGTTAACATATAAGGTATAATTTAGTGACATATAAGGTAAATATTGGTACCTCACTTGTGCCCCTCATCAAGTGTGGGGGAATAGGTTGCCGTTCCACTTCTTGTGCTAGAATAGAGGACCTTTGACCTCCTAGCAAAACCCGCAAGACCCTAAAATTAGTACTTCCAAGATGCAGAGCATAATAAGTTCCTTTCTCGCTCCTGTTGACAAAAATCACTTACAAATTTACTAGTATTGCATATGAgtgaattacaaataaatatataaagttaaaataCTCAAAGGACAGGCGTTTAGATTGTAAAACAGAATTTAACACCGGAAAATCACCTTATATCCTTACTAGGGCATTATGATTATAGTTACAAGTTTATGAAAATCGCAACCCCCCACCCCAATGCAAAGTAAGGGAGCCTGTACCACTTGACCAAAGTATGCTGACCGAATCCAttgaaataattacaaaaataaaagtaacCGAATAATACAAGTGTCTCCAACCAAATCTGCGATTTAACTGTCAAAATGCATCTGCAGGTGAAGAATCTTAGCATCCACAGCAGCTGGCACTATTGTAGCCAACCCAAAccattatttgtaaattaaattaagcAAACATAATGTAGATTCCGTTTCTTCAGCTACATGTACAAAACTCCTTAGAAAGAACAGATAGATTCCACTTCAGGAACCTAAACACAGTATCATCTAAACAGTTCCTCCATTACTAAACAAGAATAAATGCAAATAGAAAAAAGGACCTGTACGATTCAATTAACCTAATGTGAAAAGCTTCGCAACAAAATATTCCCTTCCCAAACACAAAAAGATTATACATACATTACAATGTCGAATGTCAAAAcaacatataacattattcccACTTAGATAAATCATTACAAAGCTAAAAACTTTACACTAATGCCAACCCCAGAAAACCTCCACTGTTAAAAAGAAACCATTATAATATCAAACCCACCAAAATAGAAGTGATGAAACAAGGCAGATACATCAAAAAGGACatatatcaaatcaaaacaaaaatgggaacaaaccttaaatttgacatattcaaacaaaaacaagaaaccaaaattgaaaaataggtgataaatttatatacccCGAAGGGAGATTATCAACAAAAGTAAGCAACATTTTGAGCTTAGACCC belongs to Mangifera indica cultivar Alphonso chromosome 2, CATAS_Mindica_2.1, whole genome shotgun sequence and includes:
- the LOC123209619 gene encoding hexokinase-3-like isoform X3, producing MLWLLRCTLVWLPKEGLSSKCCLLLLIISLRGGQRSSILAQEVERQPIPPHLMRGTSEDLFDFMASSLKQFVEKEGNGSESSVVKKKELGFTFSFPVRQTSVSSGILIKWTKGFAIEDMVEKEVAYYLQEALIKKGLDMEVAVLQVNDTVGTLALGHYHDEDTVAAVIIGMGSNACYVERTDAIIKCQGLLTTSGGMVVNMEWGNFWSSHLPRTSYDIELDADSPNPNDMGFEKMISGMYLGDIVRRVILRMSQESDIFGPDSSRLSVPFVLRTPLMAAMHEDDSPELTVVAGILKEFLEISDVPLKVRKLVVKICDVVTRRAARLAAAGIVGILKKIGRDGSGGISSGRTRSDVKMRRTVVAIEGGLYKKYTMFREYLHEALTEILGEEIAQHVILKETEDGSGIGAAILAATYSSQSDSVNTDTIQPL
- the LOC123209619 gene encoding hexokinase-3-like isoform X2; the encoded protein is MGRGLVVGLTVGVAVAACVVAGVVVGKRVKIRRKWKKVMGVLKELEEGCETTVGRLKQVVDAMAVEMHAGLASEGGSKLKMLLTFVDNLPSGSEKGTYYALHLGSTNFRVLRVLLGGQRSSILAQEVERQPIPPHLMRGTSEDLFDFMASSLKQFVEKEGNGSESSVVKKKELGFTFSFPVRQTSVSSGILIKWTKGFAIEDMVEKEVAYYLQEALIKKGLDMEVAVLVNDTVGTLALGHYHDEDTVAAVIIGMGSNACYVERTDAIIKCQGLLTTSGGMVVNMEWGNFWSSHLPRTSYDIELDADSPNPNDMGFEKMISGMYLGDIVRRVILRMSQESDIFGPDSSRLSVPFVLRTPLMAAMHEDDSPELTVVAGILKEFLEISDVPLKVRKLVVKICDVVTRRAARLAAAGIVGILKKIGRDGSGGISSGRTRSDVKMRRTVVAIEGGLYKKYTMFREYLHEALTEILGEEIAQHVILKETEDGSGIGAAILAATYSSQSDSVNTDTIQPL
- the LOC123209619 gene encoding hexokinase-3-like isoform X1 encodes the protein MGRGLVVGLTVGVAVAACVVAGVVVGKRVKIRRKWKKVMGVLKELEEGCETTVGRLKQVVDAMAVEMHAGLASEGGSKLKMLLTFVDNLPSGSEKGTYYALHLGSTNFRVLRVLLGGQRSSILAQEVERQPIPPHLMRGTSEDLFDFMASSLKQFVEKEGNGSESSVVKKKELGFTFSFPVRQTSVSSGILIKWTKGFAIEDMVEKEVAYYLQEALIKKGLDMEVAVLQVNDTVGTLALGHYHDEDTVAAVIIGMGSNACYVERTDAIIKCQGLLTTSGGMVVNMEWGNFWSSHLPRTSYDIELDADSPNPNDMGFEKMISGMYLGDIVRRVILRMSQESDIFGPDSSRLSVPFVLRTPLMAAMHEDDSPELTVVAGILKEFLEISDVPLKVRKLVVKICDVVTRRAARLAAAGIVGILKKIGRDGSGGISSGRTRSDVKMRRTVVAIEGGLYKKYTMFREYLHEALTEILGEEIAQHVILKETEDGSGIGAAILAATYSSQSDSVNTDTIQPL